Below is a window of Sebastes umbrosus isolate fSebUmb1 chromosome 13, fSebUmb1.pri, whole genome shotgun sequence DNA.
ctgaggtcaaaggtcagggttcAAGACCACCTGTATAAACAGGAGCACTCTCTCTACCAGAACCTAAATATATACGTCTGAGGAGGCAGGAGACGAGGGCTGCATGGCACTTTACAACACAACTCCTCAGCGCTGAACACTTCTGGTCACAGCCTCCTTCTATATTTAAAGTTCTGGTGTTTTTATGACAAAAGTGCACGTTAGTTCCAGAGACAATAGAGGGCAGAAGTTCATCAGATACAGGAGAGACAACAGAACCTCTGCTGgatcactgtgtgtgttcagcatgTGGTCCTTTACTTCCTGACATGCGGGTGTGGTTCTGGGTGGATAACGCAGCTTCCTGTCGACTCAGATTAATGAGCTAATATGGATATAATCCTCCCATTGTGCAGCGAGGCCTGGGGAGAGGTCACGacctctgcaaacacacatctcCACAATCACACATCATAGTTGAAGCACTATTAACGGACGGTGTGTAGCATTCaggggatctactggcagaaatgtaatataatattaataactatgttttctttagtgtataatcaccggGAAATAAGTAAGTACTTATTTTGCTTAGTTTACGTATTTTGCCTTAGTTACATacttatttgttgttttgtttggtatGTTATCTCAGGTGTCATAAGTATTATCTGTAACTAGttatttcttgtattttgtgtggtattttaatgtgtttgtaaCGTGCTTgatgtggaccccaggaagattTGCcggttgctatggcaacaactaatggggatccttaATGACATCAGTAATAAATGCCGTGAGTGTGTTTCTTTAGTCGGTGTGCATCAGAGAGATAAAGTCCTGTCTGGAGAGGCTTTATTAGTTTACTTACTGCTGGTTGAGGACAGGGGACTGTAATCAGACCTGCAGAGGACGACAGGGACAGagacaggacagagaggacatgaaacagagaggaaacagcAGTTTATATTACAGTATGAAGAACATTCAACATGAATTTACAGGACGACTCGCCTGTTTCACATAAAGTGctgacagcaggaggagaggagactgagAGGTCACCGTGGTTTCTATCTGAAGGGATGAAACACGGGAACAAGTACTACTACTGAGCTCAAATACAATATCCAGGTACTTTACCCGAGTTTCTCTATTTTAATCTACTTATACTCGTAGTTTGTTGGTACGATAcgatagccaatagagaaccaagctgactgaagaaggaaggacgaccaccgccgtcatggtggccgcggctaatgcatttatttaatttaatttttatttattcattttgcatttatttttttatttattttataattatttttaatgtatctgtttattatttatttatctttgtattaatttctctTATAAATTTACtcttaattttcccttttatttatttatgtattttttttttattaaattttaaatgtatttattatttttgcattatttttttatttatttaaatatttttcgcatttatttatgttttttttattttatatttattttaaatgtatgtgttttttttatttatctttgtattaattcccttatttatttactcttctgcaTAATTgtccctttaatttattttgcatttatttttaaaatgtatttatttttgcatttattttttatttcttatttatttttaatgtatgtattaaaaaaatatgtgatccAGTAACCTTTTAATTTTAGGGGTCACTGGAATAAGATCTTTTGGACGAAGAACAGGAGTAGGAactaaactgttaaatttaacacaatatgtcattatgtgtgggctctctcacattttacacatctggtaACATCTGTGGACCAGCCTTAAACTAACCACGGTTTATTGAtgtaactctctgcaagaaagcaaatgagcGAATTTCTAAAAACATTCTTTGAGTAAAAGGATCGTCCTCGTCCCCCACACAGAACCTGTCCTCCAGAGAAGAGACGCGTCTAATCTAAAGCTCCCATCTCTGAACCGAGAGAGAACCAGAATTAGATTTCCTCTAATCTGATTATCAGCGGATTAGAGAACAAATTTAGTGTAATTACACAAATATCTGTGATTGTGAAACGGTCTGATCGAGCCTGCAGACGCTGTAGCTGCATCCTCCACATGGTGAAACCTCAGCTCACAACCTGAGATTATAGTCCCACGGGAGCTCAGCTGACAGCGGAGAGGACGTCGGTCCACCCTGTGACTCCGTCTCTAAACACTAATAAAGGCCTGCGGAGCTGCAGGACAGCAGGAAACAGAGCAGCGAGTCTGTTTCCTGCAGCAGGACGTCATCAATCTAACTAAAAGGAGCATTAGTGGAGCAGAGACCGGGGATGGATGGGGAGAAGGTGGAAATGTTAGGAGCGAAAGAAAAGACAATATAGATTATAAACGAGTGGACGGATCCTGCAGGAGGACACGGAGTGAAAACTGCTCAGAGAAAAACTGACAATGTGGAACAACCCGCCTTCAGCTGGAGGTCGTAGGtgtggtgttgtgtgtgtgtgtgtgcgtggcgttgcgtgcgtgcgtgcgtgcggtgcgtgcgtgcgtgtgtgtggtctgATGGCTCCCTCGCTGGGTGTTTAGTATAATAGTGTTTCTGTATCTGGCAGGACTCAGTTAGCATCCCAGTCTGGCCACGCTGCCTCGCTTCATCTCCGTCCAAACACATTAAACGCAAAGAGAAGCGAAGACACTAAACATTAAATCAGTAAATCCTCAAACTGTGACTCACAGGAGCGTTTTAAAGCTGCCACCCTCCAACAGTTAAAGTGGAAACAGACAACTTTTCCCTCTTTAGTGATTCCAACTGGTATTACTGTTTTGTTGTTGGCAACGCTGTCGCCAAGACGACGTTTTCCTCAGAGCCGACTACAACActctgcattttgttttcctgTTTCCTCTGCTAGTAACTGTAAAGAACTTCCATTGATATTCTTTAGTAACTGGGGATAGTTTACCGATAGATAAGCTATTCAGAAATGACTCCATAGGGGGCGCCACCAGTTCCAGACATGTGCCTGGGCCTGGCGCAAATTGGGgccataaattattaaataaatgaattcccttatttattttctcttccgTTTAATTTCCCctcttatttatctttgtattacatttttaattaattaattcattttttgcatttatttatttaataattttctcttttatttatttatgtattattttttagtaaattctaaattgatttatttatttttgcattatttatttatatttttttatttttttgttttatatttatatttttaatgtatgcctctatttatttatctttgtattaagtcccttatttatttactcttctgcttaattttccctttcattttttatgtctttatttctattcatattttttatttatttatttatttttgcatttatttctatttatttattttttattttttatttatttttaaatgtatgccattaaaaaaatatgtgatccAAGTAACCTTTTAATTTTTAGGGGTCACTTGAATAAGACTGTATAATGTCCAACAATACCACCTATAACAGATCTGGGTCTGAGGTTACATGGACACTGTTAGACCAACAtataagaaaataaagagagacaTAAACCATTCTCTAGTTTTGCTGAAGTCTTTAAAAGGGTCAAGGGTCATGTATCTgcctctaaaacacacactaacacacagatCCTCACTACTACAACACATCCAGCTGTGACATCAAGCTGTGAAATCCAGCTGTGACATACCGCAGTAGAAACTGAAGCACATCTTTGTCTAATGGCtgaaaacagaggaaacaaaacattaatttaccTTCAATAAGCTCCAATGGTGTCTGTACTCTCATTAACAGCTGATTAACTAGAACAGGATTACACCTCCTCCATATGATCAGACATTACATCAGGTATTAGCACCAGCAATatcagcataaataaataataataaaaaaacaaatgtagctCTCCAACAGTAAGCTTTGCTGTCTAACGTCACATCACCTTGTTGAtaagaatgaataaaaaaattgtcacttttcctaaaatataaagTACATTGCACTCTTTGCTGAGATGGGTCACACCAGACTCCATGTAAAAACATATCGATTTAAGGCTGTGTTGCCTGTCAGACCAGGTGAAGCTCTTAAAGCATCATGTCTCCCTTGTAACGTGTCCTCGCTTTAATTCGGGCTCATGAATACACTACATAAAGACATTTAActtaataaaaacatgttttagtacaTGTAGAATGAGAATCTATGTCCACAAAAAAGGTTTAATTACCTCGCcagatattattataatagCCCTATATATTCTCCTGCTCGCTCATTAGAGtgtatgaatattatatatattattattatgtattatatattatatatatatatatatatatatatattattatatagagTATCTGTGCTTCTCTTCACCCTCCAGTCTCGGCTCCTGAATCCACGCAGTCATCTTCTGCTGAGGttttctcatctcatctcatctcagaGGTTCTGCTCAGCAGCAGCTGGTCTCATTGTTTCAGGTTCTGAGGTCCAGAGGTCCAGGAGGCGTTTAAAGACCCGGTTTGGTTCGGTTCAGACCAGAGACCCGTTCTGGACCAGCAGAGAGTTTATAACTCTTGGAGCTgcagtgagctgctgctgtctggaTCTCTAGTTGGAGGCAACAGGCTGACCGTCTGTTATTATGGTCTGTTCTCTGTGCTGATGCCTTCAGGAGCCCGTCGGAAATCTGAAGACGAGAGAAGTAAATCAGAATGAGGGAGgttgattttaatttttaaaataaaaatactcaagACAAgtcaataaatcattttttaataatgagataaataaaaatgttgctttGTAAATCCAAAAATTATGATAtagttagtgtttttttttcgtaataaTTATTGTAAGTAACATCAGGTGTACAGAAACAAACATATTATTTCCCAGCCAACCTCCCACCGCTGCCGatgcaaaaaggataaagaacaaaaaaaacaaagttaaattaaatgttaaagaaaatgtaattgtaaatgaaagaaataaattaaataaaaacaacaataatatatgcattaaattaaattaaagaaacagaaaatcgatttaaaaaacaaagaacaaaaaacaaagctaaTTCAAAAgtacaatttaataataataataataataataataactttcattaaattaaagaaaaagtaaaaaagattttaaaaaaatgaacatttaacAAACACAGTGTATCTCGTAATTTTGAGAAAAGAATGTCACAATTTTACTTATCACATAATTACAATTAAAAATAGCTAACTTATTGACTTGCCTTgagtattatattttattttcaatttgtttttagttttacttattttgaggtatttttttatttttggcattttaaaattacataaaattatttttttaaaacattttcattttactttttctgtttttggaaTGGGCTCAAAGAGCTGAGACGGTTAACTGATGGAAATacttatttaattataaataaaaaaaatgggtgTTTGTCTGGTAATCTTCCTTTAACTGTGATAAAACGCTGTTGAACTCCACATGAAGTATCCATGAGCTGAGGCTGTTTTACATTTGACTTTGCTTTTTCCGAGCAGCACCTGAATGGCATCATCAGCAGTGTGCTGCTTTGGCTCCACCTACAGGCTGAATGGACGTCATGCAGCCTGTCTGTTATTACACCAGAATAAACAACAGACAAGATAATAAATAAGAGTTATGGATCATTTAAACttaataaatgaatgtaatcatcctcatttataaataaatatcatattCATTATAGCAACCTTTGTTGGTTTATACATGATTTCAAATGATTTTTTCTCAtcacttaattaaaaaaaattactctaATAAAATTTAGtagtttatttatgtaaatttctatatataattttatataaatTCCCtcctttttacatttattcagataacgttttattattgtattatattatatatatgtaagtTTCTTTAATGCGTGTTTTGCCAACCAAATGATCAAATccattatatatatgtaaaacaaaatatttatcttattttcttgagtttttttaagaaacaaaacacattttcccataataatgtaaagtattttatctttattttattaaggTGGCAGCAGCTGATTATCTGtaataatattacattacaAAGCTCAATATCTGtaataatattacattacaaaattagtattattattatgataataataatactgttaataatatatatatttttttattattttatttattattactattattattatcattattgttatcgtcattattattattattattatcattattgttattctcattattattattattatattattgtgtgttgttgtcattAATactataattatcattattaattattataattattgttattattataattatcatttgtattattgtgtatattaataatgaataataataataataataataataatactgataataaatttttttattgtttttattattatttttactattactactactattattgttattataattatcattattaatcattattatcattatattattattgttattatgattattattatgattattatctattattagttgttattatattattattattattattattattattattattggttattattattattattattattattattattgttattattattattatctttcctttttaaaaatctttaagcaaacatttttttatcaaaaaacTTTGGCGACAACATCGTAACGTAGAACGTGATGACATCATCTCTCCGCGCCGCTCAGAGCACGTTGATGTTTTAATGAATTAGCTtgttagcagctagcagctctTCTTCATCATGTCTGTAACGGAGATGTTCAGCTACATTCAGGGCTTCCTGAGCGCCGACCAGGACGTCAGAGAGGTAAcatgataacattataacattataacatgataacatgataacattataacattataacattataacattataacattataacatgATAACATGATAAcatgataacattataacattataacattataacattataacattataacatgATAACATGATAAcatgataacattataacattataacattataacattataacattataacattataacatgataacattataacattataacatgGTAACATGATAAcatgataacattataacattataacagtaacagtaactcagctagcagctaacagtctCTCTACAGGCTGACACACAGAATGGTGTGTTTCGTGAGAGGAGTCTGGTCTACAGGCCAGCAGCGCCTCTATCACTGATCCCCACAGCTCTCTGTCTACCGTTACTGCGTCCACGTTGATCAGAAAACACTATAGATGTCTCACTTTACCATAAATACTAAACACAttatctctctgctgtctggtACAGGTTGTTCCAGCGCGTTTAAAGCTGCGCTGAGATGTGTTGCCAccaaactccattaaaaaaaaggtcGAATTAACGCTGTCTGGCTTATCTAACACGCTGCAGCGCTGGTAGCACGTTTTCTTACCATTAAAGTATACTTGCTTTAATTCGGCATGCTTTTTTTgccattaaaatatatataaaactgatTTTCCCCCAGTTTTTTCCCatcaaaatacattaaaataattaattagcaATAAAGAAGTCATTTAAAAGAATGCATTGACTTGATCTGGACTTCAGAAACAGGTTATTGCAGTTTGCACATACaaataatttgtgttttgtgttttggtacataaatgaaataaagttgCGCTGAGATGTGTTGCACCAAACTCCATTTGAAAAACATGTGAAATTAACTTTGTCTTGCTTCTCTGACAACGTGCAGCTCTTGGAACATGTTTTCTTACCATTAACATACACATTTAGTTACTCGCTTTAATTCGGCACACCTTTACACGAACACTATGTATTAAATATccttcaaatatgtttttttccattaaaatatgtataaaattgGATTTCTTCccattttttcattaaaatacattaaaataagtcAGTTGGCAATAAAGAATGCATTGACTTGATTTGGACTTCGGAAACAGgttattaaaatatgtatacAAACTGATTTTCCCCCAGTTTTTCCCATCAAAATACATTCAAATAATTCATATTAGCAATACAAAGTCATTTAAAATAATGCATTGACTTGATTTGAACTTACGAAAAACAGGTTTATTGCAGTTTGCACATACAATGAGTTTCTGTTGGTGTTTGGTGCATAATGTCAAAGACCCTTCTAGAGAAGGTGTCAATGATGCATCTAAAGTGGGTTATGTACATTATGTTTAGCCTGACAGGTGAGGGGAGTTGGGTTATGAATTTCTGTTAAAGGTGTTATATTGTATTAAGAATAAAACCTCTTGTTTGTTGCAGGATATCCGTATAAGTGGTCCAGACGTTGGAGCAGACGGCCAGAGCAATACTAACAGTTCTCAAAGTGTCCACCAGCCATCTGGATTTCAAAGAAAGTGAGTGTTTACACCAGTTTGGCTCTGTTTTCTACCGGTGCTAAATGATGTCTGCctcttattattaatttaactttattttcctttctcCCAACAGTTCCCAGTAAATGTTGCAAAGGCTCGTGAGTGTTCTGCACAGTCAGGACACAGCTTGGTGAACTCAAGACAAAGTTTCCTGTGGAGCAGTATTACAGGTAGGAGAAACCTTTGTCTCCATAGTTGCACCTGTGCGACCATTTAATAGTTAATTTATACTAAAAGTAATCTGCAGAATACACTCTTAATGCTTCTGTATGTTCAGATCACAAAGTGAAATAACTCCCTGGAAAGCAGAATTGAGTGGATGAAAGTgtttcatctctctttctctgacttCTTCAGGTTCCATGAACATGGCGGTTTGTCCTGCAGCGCTCTGGCGTTCCTATCGACCTTGTCGTCTACCTGGAGACGGAGACTTTGGTGGTTCGGGAGGAAGGGCCAAGATACTGGGCAGTAGGTTCCCGTTCATGTGTTacgctgtgttcacaccaagagaGAAGCAAATCTTGTTGTTGTAGTctcagatatgtcagaaaaaccAAAcgcgtcgtgtctgggttcataacggtCACCCCGGCGGGAGCTATATTCACATCCAGGACATCACACTGACTGTACCTAGCATCACGtctctactgcggtatgaacccaaaataaacagattgagctgtgatttaatatcaataaacagatcaaaatgatgctgaagtaactacataatgatgctgattagtaaaaagtctgaattctatgctcgtcaggtctgttaccatgacgacaagcagacaaacttttaaaatgcttgttttctgaatggagtctggatggatcagtgccaggctatgcagttATGATGCAAATTGAGTGTTTCCgcgcctggtgtgaatttgcgtctattcgcctcttttgcattgacattgtgtgttttaatcaCGTTGCACGATAAGTTCTCTTGGCTCTCGGTGTGAACTCACGATTAGTGTATTAGAACTGTTACT
It encodes the following:
- the tsn gene encoding LOW QUALITY PROTEIN: translin (The sequence of the model RefSeq protein was modified relative to this genomic sequence to represent the inferred CDS: inserted 2 bases in 2 codons; deleted 3 bases in 3 codons; substituted 1 base at 1 genomic stop codon) produces the protein MSVTEMFSYIQGFLSADQDVRETLLEKVSMMHLKWVMYIMFSLTVVQTLEQTARAILTVLKVSTSHLDFKEIPSKCCKGSXVFCTVRTQLGELKTKFPVEQYYRFHEXWRFVLQRSGVPIDLVVYLETETLVVREEXAKILGIEVVREKGFHLDVEDYLAGVLIMASELSRLAVNSVTAGDYTRPLRISNFINELDSGFRLLNLKNDPLRKRYDGLKYDVKKIEEVVYDLSIRGLAKDAEKAGDDK